In the genome of Raphanus sativus cultivar WK10039 chromosome 9, ASM80110v3, whole genome shotgun sequence, the window TCAtgaataattttgtttgttttgacaagaaaaacttcaaattttgaCTACTATATTCGTCTGGAAGTGGTCAGAAACACTCTGTTTTTTCCAATTTCTAACCATTTATAGTCGTCAAAAAAGCTCCATCAGAAATGACTTTTGGTCAGAAAGTGGTCATTAATTCTTGACCATATAAGTGGTCAGGAGATTCGTCGGAAATGTTGTCAAAAAGTGGTCACAATGTTCCTGACCATTTCCTGACCAATTTATGTTAATTCTAaccatttattaataattttatctaattttttcaattaaatttattaatcaataatctgtatttaaaatacaaatgaCTAAATCAAATATCGTTTAAAGTTGAAATCTAAATCATTAACACTGAAATAGTTTAACATAATACttacaaaaagttttaaaacaaacaaagaaagctACAAAACGCAAGCATATATAATACTGTCTTCAACTACACCAAGCAATTCTGAAATTTTAGTCACAACCTTATGTGCCATAACAATCTTCTAATCTACTATTGTTGTCTTCTGTTTGTAATCCTTAATTGTGCTTCTTGTCTTAGACATGAAACTAGCTGAACGCACTTGTCCTGGATCTGGTATTATTCCAATCCAAAATGGTGATCTTTAATGTCATAGTTTCCTGTAAATCAGaagtatataagaaaaaaaattgataactaTGAAAACTAACTTACCATGAAAACTAGAAGTGTTGATCTCTGTCTGGGTAAGAAAGAAGCAAACTCAATGAAAATTTACTTGAAAAATTCTATATAATAGTTAAACCTATAAGTCATTGCAAATCaactaattatataaaagaaacattacCTGTTGCGCTTGAGTAGTCATCTTCTGAGATTCAGTGTGGATAGAGAGATTTCCGCCGCTGAGGTGAGAAGAAGACATTAAAGAAAGTGTAAATTAGATTAAGATATTTGACTTTATTAACCATATCTACTACACCGTTTTTGACCATTTTCCGACCACcacaaaaaaatggaaaaatggtttaagttttatcaaaaatagCTGACCATTTTCTAATCATTTTCTGATCATTTTTTTGACGACATTAAAGTAGTGAAGACTTCGTCAGAAATTACTGACCATTTTTGTAACCACTTCGGTTCGTCAGTAGTTTCTGACACCTTTTGTCCACTTTGTTTAATCATCATAAAATGGTTAGTCTACGTAGACTGCAGCTAAAAGGATTATCTCAAGTGAGGGAAATTTTGTGGATTTTTTTGGATATAGGAAACCAGGTGTATCTCCATGTTAAGAGGTTCTTCAGGAGAGACCCTTCCTCAGCTTCTTCCTCCTCACCATCGAGAAAAGAGAATTGAACAGTATTTCTACAATGAAGAAACGGAGAAAAAATGAAGTACCACTAAAACAAAAAGTTAATGAAAATGTGAAAAAAATGAAGCATTATTGGAGATCCTCTAATAAACCAATAACTTACGAAAATAAATGAGAAATTTCAACCAACAACCAATATTAAACAACACAAAAGTTACACTTTATTCAAATTCAAAGTTACAATACAACACAGCATCAAAGCAGAAAACGTGTTCCACacgaaaccaaaccaacaaacaACAAAACCCTCGAAACTTCTTTCAACATGTAAACTGATTATTCACATAATCATCGCTGCAATACAGTCCAGGTCGTTGTTCAAACCCCTGTTTCCTAAGAAGTTTCCTAACCTTCAAAACAAGATCCTTGTTACTAATCTTACCATTAGTCTCTTTAAGTATGATCTGTATAGCATTGGTTAGTGCTCCATAAGCCTGTTCTGGATGACCTGGTGGGCTAGCATCAGCAGAAGTTTGATCAGTTTGGCAACCACTGATCAGTATACCGTTATCAGGAAGTGCACCACTGATTGCACCAGCATAGACCTCTTGGATCGCAGGTATCACAACATCATTTATCTTCTGCTCAAGAAACTCTTGAGTTAGGTTTTCAATTGATCCCAATATATCACCTTGACTAGTTTGACCAGTAGTAGTAGTCTCTTGTAGGTTGCTTAGAATTACATTCATGAACTTCTGCACCTTTGGGCTTGAATCTTCTCCAAACATATCGAATAGAGTTGTTCTGATTTTTCCTACTTCGATATCATCTTTTCCTGTTTCTTGCTTCAACATATCGATCAAAGTCTCTATTGGGAGAGATCTGCTCCCCAAATCAGTAATATCCTTGCTCTCTGTCTCTTCTACTCCTGTCTCCTTGTTGGTTCTCGAAGATTCTCCAGagtcttttttcttcttctttgtgcTCTCACCAATCTGCTCTTTGGCTTCATCTATGAGACCACCACTGTGACAAGAGTCTGAAACTATTGTAATGGGACAGTCCTTTGGTGCCATATCCACAAGATCCCTAAAATCATCATCTGTAAACATAGTCGTCAcacaagaaaatttatatttcaacATAAAGGTATCCAAATATATTCATAACGATCTCATGATATGCAAAGTTTTCCTTATACGAATAACTTGATTAATTCAGAACCGTAACATAATAACCCTTTTAAAAATTCCACATAATTCATGGCCGGTTAGCTAAGTGAAACATTTATCAATCttgtttattaaattatttataactcTCACAATCGCCTGCATATAAGCTTCTTATCTTTTTTTACTTACCGGTGATAAGATTCATATCAGAAGGAACAATACACTCATCGTAACCAGTATCATCGTCTTCTCCAGTTTCAGCCGGCAACCTCGTCCCATGTCCACTGTAATGGACGAAGAGAACATCGCCCGGTTTAGCTGGCTGAACCAGATCCAACAACGCCTGTCGGATGTTCTTGCCGGTCGGTTTGATCGTAGAGCTATCAGTATCGATCAACAGTTTGATATTCTTGTCGGAGAATCCGTAACGTTCGACGAGGCTTACATGCATACGACGGACGTCGTTGACGCAGCCTCGTAGCTCAGCCTTCGTGCCTACGTAGTTGATCCCTATCAGTACTGCTCTCTTAGCCATTGATGATATGATATTTTCAAACTCACTTTGATAAATTTTATGATCCTGTAGTGATCCATCTTTGATGGTTTATATAATCATCGTATTATTATTAAACTAATGAAACCTATTGTTTCTTTTCCGGGACCTTGCCTATGTCACATTTTTGTATGACTTGAGGAAAATTACAATAAATGAACTATAAGCTCACGTCTTTTTAACACAAACATAACATTGTTTTCTACTATAATGTGTGTATGAAAGATGAGAGTACTCTTTTCCCCGGTCAAGTGGAGTTAATAACTAAAACGTACAAGACTTAGATCGCTTGTAAGAACTAGtccaataattttatatttaggtCTTAGACTTAGTCTTATTGGCTTGTACGACAGAAGAAAAAACTCTATTATTACTAGTTGAATCCCTTTCGTGATAGGGCAAGCAATGGCACGTTATAAGCACGTCGCTTTTGTGAAACCAATTATTatgagtttttttcttctgtcgTACAAGCCAATAAGACTAAGTCTATTTGATTCCTTGTATCCGAAGTCAATGGAACTTTATAGTCTT includes:
- the LOC108825834 gene encoding metacaspase-6, which encodes MAKRAVLIGINYVGTKAELRGCVNDVRRMHVSLVERYGFSDKNIKLLIDTDSSTIKPTGKNIRQALLDLVQPAKPGDVLFVHYSGHGTRLPAETGEDDDTGYDECIVPSDMNLITDDDFRDLVDMAPKDCPITIVSDSCHSGGLIDEAKEQIGESTKKKKKDSGESSRTNKETGVEETESKDITDLGSRSLPIETLIDMLKQETGKDDIEVGKIRTTLFDMFGEDSSPKVQKFMNVILSNLQETTTTGQTSQGDILGSIENLTQEFLEQKINDVVIPAIQEVYAGAISGALPDNGILISGCQTDQTSADASPPGHPEQAYGALTNAIQIILKETNGKISNKDLVLKVRKLLRKQGFEQRPGLYCSDDYVNNQFTC